In one Tachysurus vachellii isolate PV-2020 chromosome 24, HZAU_Pvac_v1, whole genome shotgun sequence genomic region, the following are encoded:
- the LOC132839100 gene encoding CMRF35-like molecule 1: MWHRDSRYSVEDNKENREFTVTIRNLSVEDAGLYWCGVKQAKENYRLEVNLDVVQDVVQDVTTENATITRLRSTEPQDQETYSRDESVDLGLYLGAVLLLCGIMSAVFVIIKFNKAKEASTQHGNDTEPDVECGQGHSDESTYLAPAQSPDCIYAAPKPSQNRTHTLPSHLKPAASQSFSGENQVQHPEAVVYSAILRSGNCPRPQSCAPIFTSTRPVSYLEQRSHVLNHTPAISQESCDVYATIKRQ; the protein is encoded by the exons ATGTGGCACCGGGACAGCAGATATTCTGTGGAGGACAATAAAGAGAACAGAGAATTCACCGTAACTATCAGGAACCTGAGTGTGGAGGACGCTGGGCTTTACTGGTGCGGGGTGAAACAGGCGAAGGAGAATTATCGGCTAGAGGTTAACCTTGATGTTGTGCAAGATGTTGTGCAAGATGTAACCACTGAAAATG CCACAATAACCAGACTGAGAAGCACAGAACCACAGGACCAGGAAACCTACAGTAGAG atgaATCTGTGGATCTCGGGCTATATCTGGGTGCAGTTCTGCTGCTGTGTGGGATTATGAGTGCCGTATTTGTCATTATAAAGTTCAACAAGGCCAAAGAAG CATCAACACAGCACGGAAATGACACAGAACCTGATGTGGAATGTGGACAAGGTCACTct gatgaaAGCACCTATTTAGCCCCTGCCCAGAGCCCAGATTGCATTTATGCAGCTCCAAAACCGAGCCAAAACCGGACTCATACTCTTCCATCCCACTTAAAACCCGCAGCAAGTCAGAGCTTCTCTGGAGAAAACCAAGTTCAACATCCAGAGGCAGTCGTGTATTCTGCTATTCTACGGTCTGGAAACTGTCCACGACCTCAGAGTTGTGCGCCAATTTTCACATCAACACGACCCGTTTCCTACCTTGAGCAGAGATCCCATGTGCTCAATCACACGCCTGCTATTTCACAGGAGTCATGTGATGTCTACGCTACAATCAAGCGACAGTGA